A single genomic interval of Lathyrus oleraceus cultivar Zhongwan6 chromosome 7, CAAS_Psat_ZW6_1.0, whole genome shotgun sequence harbors:
- the LOC127104617 gene encoding uncharacterized mitochondrial protein AtMg00860 produces the protein MLSLLANHNLVANKKKCFFAQQSVEYLGHMITEHDVAVDPRKVTSVMQWPQPKNVKGVRGFLGLTGYYRKFIKDYGKIARPLTELTKKDSFKWGVEAQQGFDELKERLTSAVVLPLPDFSKSFLIECDASGGGI, from the coding sequence ATGTTGAGTTTATTAGCTAATCACAACCTAGTAGCTAACAAGAAGAAGTGTTTTTTTGCCCAACAAAGTGTGGAGTATTTGGGGCACATGATCACAGAACACGATGTAGCTGTAGATCCTAGAAAGGTGACCAGTGTGATGCAATGGCCACAACCTAAGAATGTAAAAGGGGTGAGAGGGTTCTTAGGACTCACAGGATATTACAGGAAGTTTATAAAGGATTATGGAAAAATTGCTAGACCATTAACTGAGCTTACCAAGAAGGATAGTTTCAAATGGGGAGTGGAAGCTCAGCAAGGCTTTGACGAGTTGAAGGAGAGGCTTACATCAGCAGTTGTGTTACCTTTACCAGATTTTTCCAAGAGTTTTTTGATTGAGTGTGATGCTTCAGGAGGAGGAATATAG
- the LOC127105936 gene encoding uncharacterized protein LOC127105936 — protein sequence MRTLSLPSPCLSSSCCSSLHINNSNSSFRFRLFSSSPISSSIFLTPHSSLKQTKKQPTKISNTSPSRLKRLFNSKGEDDKRDVGKNRRRESESDKRGKDDDDDDDGSTALKGTILAGVLLVGFVGGFASVGYFYREPINSFLNQFSGFIEGYGSAGYALFVAVYAGLEILAIPAIPLTMSAGLLFGSLTGTIIVSISGTVAASVAFLIARYFARERILKLVEGNKKFLAIDKAIGENGFKVVTLLRLSPLLPFSLGNYLYGLTSVKFLPYVLGSWLGMLPGTWAYVSAGAFGRAIIQEESELSALGGNNQLLTLGLGLFVTALAATYVTKLAKDAVKDIDD from the exons ATGCGCACTCTCTCATTACCATCACCATGTCTATCTTCTTCTTGTTGTTCTTCTCTTCACATCAACAATTCCAATTCCAGCTTCCGTTTTCGCTTATTCTCTTCTTCACCGATTTCGTCTTCTATCTTTCTAACACCGCATTCTTCTCTCAAACAAACCAAAAAACAACCTACTAAGATCAGTAATACTAGTCCGTCGCGGTTAAAGCGTTTGTTTAACTCCAAAGGGGAAGATGATAAGAGGGATGTTGGGAAGAACAGAAGAAGAGAATCTGAATCTGACAAACGGGGGaaggatgatgatgatgatgatgatggtaGTACTGCTTTGAAGGGTACAATTTTGGCTGGTGTTTTGCTTGTTGGTTTTGTTGGGGGTTTTGCTTCCGTTGGTTATTTCTACAGAGAACCTATTAATTCTTTCTTGAATCAGTTCTCTGGCTTCATTGAAG gTTATGGTTCAGCTGGATATGCATTATTTGTAGCTGTTTATGCTGGATTGGAG ATCCTTGCTATTCCTGCCATTCCCTTAACCATGTCAGCTGGACTTCTTTTTGGATCTCTTACTGGCACTATCATAGTCTCTATCAGTGGAACA GTGGCGGCTAGTGTTGCTTTTCTAATTGCAAGATATTTTGCTCGCGAGCGCATTCTAAAACTAGTGGAAGGAAACAAGAAGTTTCTTGCTATTGACAAAGCAATCGGAGAAAATGGCTTCAAGGTTGTGACCCTGCTTCGCTTGAGCCCGTTGCTGCCATTTTCTTTGGGGAATTATTTATATGGATTGACATCTGTTAAGTTTCTTCCGTATGTACTGGGAAG TTGGTTGGGGATGCTTCCAGGAACATGGGCTTATGTTAGTGCAGGTGCTTTTGGAAGAGCAATAATC CAAGAAGAATCTGAACTTAGTGCACTTGGAGGAAACAATCAGCTACTGACCCTTGGGCTTGGATTATTTGTCACTGCCTTAGCTGCTACATATGTCACGAAACTTGCAAAG GATGCTGTCAAAGACATCGACGACTAG